In Phycisphaerae bacterium RAS2, the DNA window CTGTGATTGTCGTGCCGCCGGAAACGCACCTGCGCGAGACGCTCGCGCCGGCCGATTCGGCCCTGCCGGGCAATTACGTCGACGAGCACATCGGCCGCAAGCTTGCAAAAAGGCGCATCGCGCCGTCGGGACTGTGCAGCGATGAGACTTTTCTGCGCCGTGCCACCATCGATCTCATCGGCCTGCTGCCGACCCCCGCCGAGTATGAGCGGTTTCTCTCCGACCCCGCGCCCAACAAGCGCGCGCAGCTCGTGGACGAACTGATGACGCGCAAGGAGTTCACCGAGCTGTGGGTCATGAAGTGGGCCGAGCGCCTGGGAATTCGCTCGACGCTTGAGGTCTCGCAAAAGGCCATGCTGCTCTACCACGGCTGGTTGAGCGAACGGCTGGCGGCCGGAACGCCGATCAACCTGATCGTGCGCGACATCCTCGCGGCCAACGGCGGCACGTTTACCAACCCCGCGACCAACTTTTATCAACTTGAAACGGATGTCCTGAAACTCACCGAGAACGTTGCCCAGGCCTTTCTCGGCATGCGCATCCAGTGCGCCCAGTGTCACAATCATCCCTTCGACCGCTGGACGATGGATGACTACTACGGTTTCGCGGCGTTTTTCTCGCAGGTCGGGCGCAAGGGCGGCGAAGACCCGCGCGAGATGATCATCTTCAATGGCGGCGGCGGCGACATGAAACACCCCGTCGGTGGGCGCGTCATGGCTCCGAAGTTCCTCGGCGGACCGGTCGCCGACGCGGCCGGGAAGGACCGCCGCGCGGTGCTGGCCGACTGGCTGACGGCGAAAGAGAATCGCATGTTCGCGCGGAACGTGGCGAACTTCACCTGGGCGCATTTCTTCGGCCGCGGAATCATCGAGCCGGCCGACGACCTGCGCGTAAGCAATCCGCCGTCGAACGGCCCGCTGCTTGAGGCGCTGGCGGACCGTCTCATTGCATACGAGTTCGATCATCGCAGGCTTGTGCGCGATCTCTGCACGTCGCAGGCGTACCAGCGCGCGGCAGAGCCGAACGCCACCAACGCAACGGACCTGTCGAATTTCTCCCGGATGCAGGTGCGTCGAATCCGCGCGGAGTCACTTCTGGACGCCGTCGCGCAGGTGACCGACACGAAGAACAAATTCGGCGGCCTGCCGCTGGGCGCGCGGGCGGCGCAGATTCCCGATGGAAACACATCCGACTACTTTCTGTCGACATTCGGGCGCTCCACGCGAGCCACCGTGTGCACCTGCGAAGTACGCATGGAGCCGAACCTCTCGCAGGCGCTGCACCTGCTCAATGGTGAGACCACACACCGGCGGATCCACCAGGGCGCGATCGTGGCAAGGCTCATGGAACAGGGCCGAACTCCGACACAGATCATCGATCAGCTTTACGTGGCGTGCCTGTCGCGCCGGCCAACCGACGCCGAGCGTGCCGGGCTGCTCGCGCAGTTTCCTCCCGTCGATCCGACCAGGCCGGATGCAAAGCCTGATGCCGCTATGTCGCGCGCCGCGCTGGAAGACGTCTTCTGGGCGATCCTGAACAGCCGAGAGTTCATGTTCAATCATTGAGGGTCCCGTTTCGTGCATTCCGCCCCGCGCTCATCCTGCCCGCGACGAACTCGGTTCGCAGCGATGCGCTGCGCGATAACCGGGGTCGCATTCGTGTGCGGTGCCGCGCGCGTGACGGCCGACGACAAGGTGACGTATGTGGATCACGTCCGCCCGCTGCTCGCCAACCGTTGTCTGAACTGCCACAACCCAGACCGACTCAAGGGCGGCCTCGACTTGAGCGCGATCGGTCCCGCCCTGTCCGGCGGTAGCGGCGGCGCCGTGCTCAAACCCGGCGACCCGGACGGCAGCACGCTCCTCGCTGTCGTGAAGCATCAGCGCGAGCCGTTCATGCCTCCCTCGGGCAGTCCGTTGAATGAGACAGAAATAGATATTCTCCGGCGATGGATCGCCGGCGGCTGCCTCGAAACGGCCTCCAGCACGGCGCCCAAATCCGCCGCGCCGGCACTTGCCGCAGTGAGTGCGCCGCCTCCGGTAGCAGAAGCCGCCCAGCCCATCGTTGCGCGCTACCCGCTGGCGGACATCGTCGCGACCGCGCGAGGCGGCGCGGTGCTTGATATCGCGGCTCATCCCGCGCGACCGCTCGTTGCCGCGACCGGGCAGAAGCAGGTCTTGTTGCTGGACGGGCGCACGGCGGAACTGGTCGGCGTGCTTCCGGTTCCACGGGGGTTTCCCAATTCCCTGCGGTTCAGTCGGTCCGGCCGCGTGCTCATCGCCGGTGTCGGCGAAGGTGCGCGGTCCGGAGGCGTCGCGATCTGGTCAACGGCCGATGGTTGTTTGCTCGGCATGGTCGGTGACGAGTCGGATTCGGTCCTGGCCGCCGACATCGATCCACAGGAGCAACACGTCGCTTTGGGCGGTCCGTCGCGCAAGGTGATGATTTGCAGCACGTCCGACGGTAAACTTCGCCATCGGATAGACAAGCACACGGATTGGGTCACGTCCGTGGCATACAGCCCCGACGGCGTCTTGCTCGCGACGGCGGATCGCGGGGGCAACGTTCACCTCTGGGAGGCTGAATCCGCGGCACCCTATCTCGCGCTGGCGTCACACCCCGCGGCGGTGACCGCGCTGGCATGGCGAGGCGATTCCAATCTGATCGCGACCGTGTGCGAAGATGGTCGCGTGCGATGGTTCGAAGTGAACGGCGGCGCAATGGTGAAGGAATGGCCCGCGCACGATGGCGGCTGTTTGTCCGTGCGGTTCGCGCCGGATGGCCGTTCGGTGACGGCGGGCCGGGATCGGCACGTCAAGACCTGGGATGCGGGCGGCGGTGCGATCCGGGCAATGGGGCCGATGGACGACTTGGCGCTGGCGGCTGTCTTCGTGTCCGGCTCGGCGAATGCGGTCGGCGAGGATCGCATCCTGGCGGGCGATTGGTCGGGCCGGTTGCGCGTGTGGTCGGCGACGGACGGCGCCGTTCGAGGCGATGCGGTGACGAACCCGGCGCTTTTGCCGGAGCAACTTGATCGAGCGAACAAGGCCGTCGCAAGCGCGAAGTCGGCGCACGAGACATCGGTTCAGGCGCGCGACGTGGCGCAGGCAGCGCAAGCGGCGGCGTCCGGCTCGCACAATCAATCGCAAACGGCGCGCACGGCGGCATCGGCCGCGCTGGCGTCGGCGCAGGCGGCTGTGGCAGCGGCGAATCAGGAGGTCGAGGCGGCCGGTCGCGCGCGGGAAGAGGCTGCGGGGCGTGTCACAAGTGCGGCACAAACGACGGC includes these proteins:
- a CDS encoding WD domain, G-beta repeat, with protein sequence MRCAITGVAFVCGAARVTADDKVTYVDHVRPLLANRCLNCHNPDRLKGGLDLSAIGPALSGGSGGAVLKPGDPDGSTLLAVVKHQREPFMPPSGSPLNETEIDILRRWIAGGCLETASSTAPKSAAPALAAVSAPPPVAEAAQPIVARYPLADIVATARGGAVLDIAAHPARPLVAATGQKQVLLLDGRTAELVGVLPVPRGFPNSLRFSRSGRVLIAGVGEGARSGGVAIWSTADGCLLGMVGDESDSVLAADIDPQEQHVALGGPSRKVMICSTSDGKLRHRIDKHTDWVTSVAYSPDGVLLATADRGGNVHLWEAESAAPYLALASHPAAVTALAWRGDSNLIATVCEDGRVRWFEVNGGAMVKEWPAHDGGCLSVRFAPDGRSVTAGRDRHVKTWDAGGGAIRAMGPMDDLALAAVFVSGSANAVGEDRILAGDWSGRLRVWSATDGAVRGDAVTNPALLPEQLDRANKAVASAKSAHETSVQARDVAQAAQAAASGSHNQSQTARTAASAALASAQAAVAAANQEVEAAGRAREEAAGRVTSAAQTTATASGLVDASLQALKAAVDADAIAQAAVAGAPGSSAAAATQPADGAPSTAAVARAAQTSESLKAAMAAADAAKSQRTAAMTAEQEARRALQSNESLLATATARRDNMVNQTAAAQANLDQAQSREREAEAALNAAKAAADQALKSEQAAGHALRLAEARVAMLRAGELRKQLDAARQTLAEERARFAPLAAAADDVRRDAERAAAELEAMRAQLTNAPATLAEMARSVQAAEQALRNAEQKVELARSEHHRLVQSTANFSESVEALRQSLVAAPAVASAQPSTQPSESKSGIAASQPSASRPADDPMNNPAFAKAEEALALLRKSAADAEKGAATAVQTHAAAQSALISARQRAADAEVERAKLPDRIVQQEAALTQAQARAKAAADVAAEAHRPVDAAQARLDEIGKQYDVLVTAAAPLATL